A window of Ptychodera flava strain L36383 chromosome 1, AS_Pfla_20210202, whole genome shotgun sequence contains these coding sequences:
- the LOC139133574 gene encoding uncharacterized protein — translation MTSPHPARTSSPIPWPKPRPINVPPPGVSFKVQKKNPIYRKSIMVVELKEAQKYSQRTREIYPLVLTLTDNDCTVEGVQNKIYEETGIEMKLLDTNNFPIYNGPSTADPMFWKTPRKIKAIEASQFEELRSGVKRKRTSSRYNDEDECSSDTLAQIRNSLQCIVCLMEVTFPVYICHGCNMITGCYVCVIRCTSCPHCRHDINEAMGPVRGMDSLADALQFKRSSDRDIAESASKRSNNEEGNSSPELGLPNTPEQATDEDVIISD, via the exons ATGACGTCACCTCATCCTGCTCGTACGTCGTCACCTATTCCATGGCCCAAACCAAGGCCAATAAATGTACCACCACCAGGCGTCAGCTTCAAGGTACAAAAGAAAAACCCGATCTATAGGAAATCTATCATGGTAGTTGAACTCAAGGAGGCACAAAAGTACTCACAGAGAACTCGGGAAATTTATCCGCTGGTGTTGACACTAACGGATAACGACTGCACAGTGGAAGGCGTACAGAACAAGATCTATGAGGAGACAGGGATAGAAATGAAGTTGTTGGATACCAACAATTTTCCCATTTACAATGGACCATCTACTGCAG ATCCTATGTTTTGGAAAACGCCTAGAAAGATAAAGGCAATAGAGGCATCACAATTTGAGGAGTTAAGATCCGGCGTAAAACGGAAAAGGACCTCAAGTAGATATAATGATGAAGATGAATGCTCTAGT GATACCTTAGCACAGATCAGGAATAGCCTTCAATGTATCGTGTGCTTGATGGAGGTAACTTTCCCAGTTTACATATGCCATGGATGTAATATGATTACCGGTTGTTATGTATGCGTAATACGATGCACCAGTTGCCCTCACTGTCGCCATGACATCAATGAAGCAATGGGCCCAGTACGAGGCATGGACAGCCTAGCAGATGCTCTACAGTTTAAACGTTCGTCTGATAGAGACATTGCCGAGTCCGCGTCAAAGCGATCAAACAATGAGGAAGGAAACTCTTCACCTGAGTTAGGGCTGCCAAATACACCAGAACAGGCAACTGATGAGGATGTAATAATTAGTGACTAG
- the LOC139143252 gene encoding uncharacterized protein: MTALWQIPQPTSDINSLRLFYDTLESHIRGLQSLGKEENAYGELLIPMIRDKLPNNIRKQIARDHGNKAWTLPELRKAILREIDAIQAGVPLDELSVADIATQPNMTASFHTKAASTRTTKPLRIKTCVFCKGNHYTSDCQVVTDPKRRLDIVKRDRLCYNCLGKHRVSDCKSRYTCKICKRKHHSTLHDTKSATTSEKKGTSEVHVALAKTDDTRGNLHPTDRFSSRRQSFLCRSAIGNLSRYRAVRRWVQQNFYHAAIC, translated from the coding sequence ATGACTGCACTGTGGCAGATTCCTCAACCTACGAGTGACATTAACAGTCTGAGATTGTTTTATGACACATTAGAAAGTCATATTCGCGGTTTACAATCACTTGGCAAAGAAGAGAACGCTTATGGAGAACTTCTCATTCCCATGATTCGAGATAAACTACCTAACAATATTCGGAAACAAATCGCAAGAGATCACGGAAACAAGGCTTGGACTTTACCAGAGTTGCGCAAAGCCATCCTACGGGAAATCGACGCCATTCAAGCCGGAGTTCCACTCGATGAGTTATCGGTTGCGGACATAGCAACACAGCCTAATATGACCGCTTCATTTCATACTAAGGCCGCATCTACGCGCACAACAAAGCCTTTGAGAATCAAAACATGCGTGTTTTGTAAGGGAAATCACTACACAAGTGATTGCCAAGTTGTCACCGACCCGAAACGTCGCTTAGACATTGTCAAACGCGATCGTCTCTGTTACAATTGCCTTGGAAAGCATCGCGTGAGCGATTGCAAGTCTCGTTACACTTGCAAGATCTGCAAGCGTAAACATCACTCTACCCTACATGACACCAAATCGGCTACAACGTCTGAGAAAAAGGGAACTTCTGAAGTTCATGTGGCATTGGCGAAGACAGACGACACAAGGGGAAATCTACACCCAACGGATCGGTTCTCCTCAAGACGGCAGTCATTCCTATGTCGGTCGGCGATAGGAAACCTATCACGCTACCGTGCTGTTCGACGATGGGTCCAACAGAACTTTTATCACGCAGCGATTTGCTGA
- the LOC139143260 gene encoding uncharacterized protein: MVTLHEQNGHTSTVNALIIPEISSNLFNHVSAEILNSDHLRGLKLAHPVSNVKTMEIDVLIGADQYWNFVGNHIVRGAGPTAISSKFGYLLSGPTGKRGKLDSDINIHHVNVETHTDDDIRNWWNLELIGVKADSQNDENTDFETYRDTHLRVENGKYIARLPWKTDHPPLPSNYAATENRTRAMVRRLTPDLTKRYDDIITDQLRRDFVEKIQDDNKTEGHYLPHRAVKKDSVTTPIRIVYDCSSKQNADSASLNDCLQTGPSLINDLPAILLRFRANRIAFVSDIEKAFLNIRLEEDERQYTKFLWLSDIRDPESPFDVYQFKSVLFGAACSPFMLNAVIKTHLESNASIPTADDLKHNIYVDNVIDGAESDEKAVSYYNDANHLMQSCGFKLRSWTSNSERLCELAKQDDIYEPSHDVPVLGLRWEPGSDKMTYSENNSEPIPNELITKRDVLSSSATLYDPLGFVAPVHIRAKLFVQSLWKRGLPWDEPLDAELNSQWIQIAADLNATRKTTINRQYFSGNQDNDDCEVHGFADASTTAYGAVVYLRSSSETSIVMAKARVAPTSDLSLPRLELMAAQIGTRLSKRIIY, from the coding sequence ATGGTAACTTTGCACGAACAGAATGGGCATACCAGTACTGTCAACGCCCTGATAATTCCCGAGATTTCGTCCAACCTATTCAACCACGTGTCAGCAGAAATACTCAACTCAGACCATCTACGGGGATTAAAGCTTGCCCACCCAGTTTCCAATGTTAAAACTATGGAAATTGATGTACTCATCGGAGCTGATCAATATTGGAACTTTGTTGGAAACCATATCGTGCGCGGGGCAGGTCCAACTGCAATATCATCTAAGTTCGGCTACTTGTTGTCCGGTCCTACTGGAAAGCGTGGGAAATTGGACTCTGACATTAATATTCATCACGTGAACGTAGAAACACACACCGACGATGACATACGAAACTGGTGGAATTTAGAGCTCATCGGAGTGAAGGCAGACtcgcaaaatgatgaaaataccgaCTTCGAAACATATCGGGACACTCATCTACGTGTTGAAAATGGTAAATACATTGCCCGTTTACCATGGAAAACTGATCATCCGCCACTGCCTTCAAACTATGCGGCAACTGAAAATCGCACGCGCGCTATGGTTCGCCGTTTGACCCCTGACTTAACGAAGAGATATGACGACATCATCACCGATCAACTGCGCCGAGACTTCGTCGAGAAGATTCAAgatgacaacaaaactgaaggaCATTATTTGCCGCATCGAGCTGTCAAGAAGGACTCAGTTACCACTCCAATACGTATTGTATACGACTGCAGTAGCAAACAAAATGCTGACTCGGCAAGTCTAAACGACTGTCTTCAAACTGGGCCGTCATTAATCAATGATTTACCTgccattttgctacgatttCGCGCTAACCGAATCGCTTTCGTCAGTGACATTGAAAAGGCATTCTTAAACATACGTCTAGAGGAAGACGAGCGTCAATACACCAAATTTCTTTGGTTATCGGACATTCGTGATCCCGAAAGTCCATTTGATGTTTATCAATTCAAGTCTGTTCTGTTTGGGGCGGCTTGTTCCCCATTCATGCTCAACGCTGTAATCAAGACTCACTTGGAAAGTAATGCCTCCATACCGACTGCTGATGACCTCAAACATAATATTTATGTTGACAACGTGATAGACGGTGCAGAGTCTGATGAGAAGGCCGTGTCATATTACAACGACGCAAACCACCTCATGCAGTCGTGTGGGTTCAAGCTACGCTCATGGACGTCCAACAGTGAACGACTATGTGAACTCGCAAAACAGGATGATATCTACGAACCCTCCCATGATGTACCAGTACTCGGCCTGCGTTGGGAACCAGGTAGCGACAAGATGACCTACTCAGAAAATAATAGCGAGCCTATTCCAAATGAATTGATAACGAAACGAGATGTTCTCAGTTCCTCGGCTACACTGTACGACCCACTGGGCTTCGTAGCTCCAGTTCACATCAGAGCTAAACTCTTTGTACAGTCACTATGGAAACGCGGGCTCCCTTGGGACGAACCGCTCGATGCTGAATTGAACTCTCAATGGATACAGATCGCAGCGGACTTGAATGCTACACGCAAGACGACAATAAACCGCCAATACTTCTCAGGGAATCAAGATAACGATGACTGCGAAGTTCATGGTTTCGCTGACGCCAGCACTACCGCCTACGGAGCTGTAGTTTATCTCCGCAGTTCAAGTGAAACTTCTATCGTTATGGCCAAGGCACGCGTTGCCCCAACGTCCGATTTGTCACTGCCTCGGTTAGAACTGATGGCCGCCCAGATTGGCACTCGACTCAGCAAACGAATCATTTATTGA